A region of bacterium DNA encodes the following proteins:
- a CDS encoding PAS domain-containing protein: MGAEEISLLGHLDAPILVGDPEGCVVYANPSFRDRFCQMSGDPVGEPLAMVFGGGAREVVLTATAQVLQRGQPSRLQIREGGHAYTGLCSPIEAEDDRVGVVMVMLEEHSNEEHLTSLADELGEPLSDALQAMSALNAELDGRLNDRQQQLMLSGIHQMETAQKWLRELSMALRGGKAQQGRFDVSSSILRVTERISQEIPSSVDLDVLMPPNLPRVSGATVVFERLLSQLVRQRIDESRPEQPITILARTIGGDRPSGVLVSVVDVPEPDRRGPTGHPPESVQQGLGQMGGEAVCVEDGSLGRVTSMRLAVASA; this comes from the coding sequence ATGGGCGCTGAAGAAATCTCGCTGCTCGGCCACCTCGACGCTCCGATCCTCGTCGGTGATCCGGAAGGCTGCGTCGTCTACGCCAACCCGTCGTTCCGCGACCGCTTCTGCCAGATGTCGGGCGATCCGGTCGGCGAGCCCCTCGCGATGGTCTTCGGCGGGGGCGCCCGCGAAGTCGTGCTGACCGCGACCGCTCAGGTCCTCCAACGGGGCCAGCCCTCTCGCCTGCAGATCCGCGAGGGTGGGCACGCCTACACCGGGTTGTGTTCACCGATCGAAGCCGAAGACGACCGCGTCGGCGTCGTCATGGTCATGCTCGAGGAGCACTCGAACGAGGAGCATCTGACGAGCCTCGCCGACGAGCTCGGGGAGCCGCTCTCGGACGCGCTCCAGGCGATGAGCGCCCTGAACGCGGAGCTGGACGGGCGCCTCAACGATCGCCAGCAGCAGCTCATGCTGAGCGGGATCCATCAGATGGAGACCGCTCAGAAATGGCTGCGCGAGCTGTCGATGGCGCTGCGCGGCGGAAAGGCCCAGCAGGGGCGCTTCGACGTGTCGAGCTCGATCCTCCGCGTGACCGAGCGGATCTCCCAGGAGATTCCCTCGAGCGTCGATCTCGACGTGCTGATGCCGCCGAACCTGCCGCGGGTCTCCGGGGCCACGGTCGTCTTCGAGCGCTTGCTCTCGCAGCTCGTGCGTCAGCGGATCGACGAGTCCCGCCCGGAACAGCCGATCACGATCCTGGCGCGCACGATCGGAGGGGACCGCCCGTCGGGCGTGCTGGTCTCGGTGGTCGACGTCCCCGAGCCCGATCGTCGCGGGCCCACGGGTCACCCCCCGGAGAGCGTCCAACAGGGCCTCGGCCAGATGGGGGGCGAAGCGGTCTGCGTCGAGGACGGGAGCCTCGGCCGCGTGACTTCGATGCGTCTCGCCGTCGCGAGCGCCTAG